The Vibrio tasmaniensis genome includes a region encoding these proteins:
- a CDS encoding TetR/AcrR family transcriptional regulator, with product MTVKDQKRGRPKSGSSQLSAEKILDTAKSMMRDTGKVPSIRGLATELGVDAMAIYHYFKNKNDLLESITVSLVREVVLPQQNQVWQENLYQLSVSYLSVLNDYRGLLETLLTMKSLGPVEVFSERFEAVLSPLNLTAEQTENALHLLVDYLHGYALALSCNPDRIQITVGMVRKPLSLYCLGIEQLKSQ from the coding sequence ATGACTGTCAAGGATCAAAAACGAGGTCGACCAAAGAGTGGATCAAGCCAACTCAGCGCTGAGAAGATCTTAGATACAGCAAAAAGCATGATGCGCGATACTGGAAAAGTGCCGAGTATTCGAGGGCTCGCGACAGAACTCGGTGTGGATGCGATGGCGATTTACCATTACTTCAAGAATAAAAACGATCTCTTGGAGTCGATTACGGTCTCTTTGGTAAGAGAAGTCGTGCTGCCTCAGCAAAACCAAGTGTGGCAAGAGAATCTTTATCAACTCAGTGTAAGTTATTTATCTGTATTGAATGACTATCGTGGATTGTTAGAAACCCTGCTCACAATGAAATCTCTGGGCCCCGTTGAGGTGTTTAGCGAGCGCTTTGAAGCGGTGTTGAGCCCTTTGAATCTAACTGCCGAACAAACCGAAAACGCCCTTCATTTGCTGGTGGACTATCTGCATGGCTACGCGCTAGCACTGAGCTGCAATCCAGATAGAATTCAGATCACTGTTGGGATGGTAAGAAAGCCTTTAAGCCTTTATTGCTTGGGTATCGAACAGCTGAAATCGCAGTAA
- a CDS encoding anaerobic sulfatase maturase produces MNTSTHPFSLFIKAEGAQCNLDCSYCYYLNRQDGEKRSSMSLDMMEQIVGAHIDAQPVKAQQVDFIWHGGEPMLRGLDFYETAMKAQVSKATKKRVVNTMQTNGTMINDRWASFFAKHNFMMGISIDGPNILNDIARIDKNGQSSFERTMRGMSYLKKHNVEFNTLTVVNNKTYKHGKTIYQFLVENGSGYMQFQPCIDHELDRRTGHDWSLTGEQWGQFLCDLFDAWSANDVGKVYIQFFENCLMVLMGYQSQMCHHSATCGQQLMVEHDGNVYSCDHYGYQDHQLGTVKSDKLVSMATSPKQIAFGTNKYHELNNTCRHCDFVELCQGGCPKNRIAATEDGSPMNHLCQGYEMFFRHALPKLLPMVEAMKKGYSPAYFPLF; encoded by the coding sequence ATGAACACATCAACTCATCCTTTTAGCTTATTCATTAAAGCCGAAGGGGCTCAGTGCAATCTGGATTGTAGCTACTGCTATTACCTCAATAGGCAAGATGGCGAAAAAAGATCTTCAATGTCTCTGGACATGATGGAGCAAATTGTTGGTGCTCATATCGACGCACAGCCAGTTAAAGCTCAGCAAGTGGACTTTATCTGGCATGGTGGCGAGCCCATGTTAAGAGGGCTCGATTTCTATGAAACGGCAATGAAAGCACAAGTAAGCAAAGCTACAAAAAAGCGCGTCGTAAATACCATGCAGACCAATGGAACCATGATTAACGACCGCTGGGCCAGCTTCTTTGCTAAACACAATTTCATGATGGGTATCAGTATCGATGGGCCCAACATTTTGAATGATATCGCTCGGATCGATAAAAATGGTCAGTCGTCTTTTGAACGCACAATGCGTGGGATGTCTTATCTGAAAAAGCACAATGTCGAGTTTAATACGTTAACGGTTGTGAATAATAAAACTTATAAACACGGCAAAACGATCTATCAATTCTTGGTTGAAAATGGCAGTGGTTATATGCAGTTTCAGCCTTGTATCGATCATGAATTGGACAGACGAACAGGGCACGATTGGTCGCTAACAGGTGAGCAATGGGGGCAGTTTCTTTGTGATCTGTTTGATGCGTGGAGCGCCAATGATGTCGGTAAGGTGTATATCCAGTTTTTTGAGAACTGTTTAATGGTGTTGATGGGCTACCAAAGCCAAATGTGTCATCACAGTGCGACTTGTGGTCAACAGTTAATGGTTGAGCATGACGGTAATGTTTACAGTTGTGACCATTATGGGTATCAAGATCATCAACTAGGAACCGTGAAGAGTGATAAGCTTGTAAGCATGGCGACCTCACCGAAACAAATAGCGTTTGGTACCAACAAATATCATGAATTAAACAATACATGCCGTCATTGTGATTTTGTTGAACTTTGCCAAGGTGGCTGCCCTAAAAATAGAATCGCAGCGACCGAAGATGGCAGTCCTATGAATCACTTGTGCCAAGGGTATGAGATGTTTTTTCGTCATGCGTTACCTAAGTTGTTACCAATGGTAGAAGCGATGAAAAAAGGGTATTCGCCAGCGTACTTTCCACTTTTCTAA
- a CDS encoding DUF1254 domain-containing protein, with translation MRKLLYKKSVLTSLVCSLSSIIAMPSLAQQSINPEEELAYNLGVQAFIYGTGPLTVAAVRQTTTSVDAPMDNAMAPLNEMGKTRVLSGPQDRIVPTVNNDTLYSQAHYDLDLSGPMVIDIPRTDNRYYIVQLLDAYSDSIEDLHVKNVGDQGSKVLLVNKGWSGEVPEGIDRVVESRTPMVWLIQRTGVFSEQDLNDALVTHDRFLSYPLDQLGAEHDIVELKASTGRIPPMARPEGLEWYSLIDRELRKNPIPEDAAIVDQFQQIGIGGSTPFNPEALSSEQKKGLMRAIESSQQIIQYAGRSIGDVNNGWSMMYEGGRYGNDYLSRASINMRAAGLNVPERALYPNRYTDSNGEQLSGDNQYRMTMPADAPAEAFWSLTMYDAKNLFMVENFIQRYSISTNRKDELKYAEDGTLPICIQYVKPSDPTCNWLPAPQGDFYLHMRLYEPTQAVLDNEYPLPQVEKL, from the coding sequence ATGAGAAAGCTGCTCTATAAGAAAAGTGTACTGACCAGTTTAGTGTGTTCTTTGTCCAGTATTATCGCGATGCCATCCCTTGCCCAACAATCTATTAATCCTGAAGAAGAGCTCGCTTACAACTTAGGTGTTCAAGCGTTTATCTACGGTACGGGTCCATTAACCGTGGCGGCGGTTAGGCAAACAACCACATCGGTTGACGCGCCGATGGACAACGCCATGGCACCATTGAATGAGATGGGTAAGACACGCGTTCTATCTGGGCCTCAGGATAGAATTGTGCCTACTGTCAACAACGATACGCTCTACTCACAAGCTCACTACGATCTCGATTTGTCGGGCCCGATGGTGATAGATATTCCTCGCACCGATAACCGTTACTACATTGTTCAGTTATTGGATGCTTACTCTGATTCGATTGAAGATCTGCACGTCAAGAATGTCGGAGACCAAGGTTCAAAAGTGCTTTTGGTCAACAAAGGATGGTCTGGAGAAGTGCCAGAGGGAATTGATCGCGTCGTAGAATCTCGCACTCCTATGGTTTGGTTGATTCAACGAACGGGCGTGTTTAGCGAGCAAGATCTTAATGACGCACTGGTTACTCACGATAGATTCCTCAGCTACCCACTCGATCAACTCGGCGCAGAGCATGACATCGTCGAGCTTAAAGCTTCGACAGGTCGCATCCCACCTATGGCGAGGCCTGAAGGGTTAGAGTGGTATTCGCTAATTGACCGTGAACTACGTAAAAACCCGATTCCAGAAGATGCTGCCATCGTTGATCAATTCCAACAAATTGGTATTGGAGGATCGACCCCCTTTAACCCTGAAGCCCTATCTTCAGAGCAGAAAAAAGGACTAATGCGCGCAATTGAGTCTTCGCAACAGATCATTCAATACGCAGGTCGAAGCATCGGTGATGTCAATAATGGCTGGTCGATGATGTACGAGGGAGGCCGCTACGGAAATGACTACCTGAGCCGAGCGAGCATCAATATGCGTGCGGCTGGTTTGAATGTGCCAGAGCGAGCTCTTTATCCAAATCGATACACGGACTCGAATGGCGAGCAACTGTCGGGCGACAATCAATATCGAATGACCATGCCAGCCGATGCACCGGCAGAGGCCTTTTGGTCGTTGACCATGTATGACGCTAAAAACCTATTCATGGTTGAAAACTTCATTCAACGCTACTCCATCTCAACCAATCGTAAAGATGAACTGAAATACGCAGAAGACGGCACCTTGCCAATATGTATTCAATACGTAAAACCGTCCGATCCAACGTGTAACTGGCTACCAGCACCTCAAGGTGACTTCTATCTTCACATGCGCCTGTATGAGCCAACTCAAGCCGTTCTCGACAATGAATATCCACTGCCACAAGTTGAAAAACTCTAG
- a CDS encoding sugar O-acetyltransferase, with protein MKTEKQKMLAGEPYQAWDKELYSARIECKKTLQKLNNSIPDTPEWEAATQELIPGCENAHLEPPFRCDYGSNIKLGKNFYANFNCVILDVAEVTIGDNVLLGPNVQILTAGHPLDVKGRVEEGVEFGTPINVGNNVWLGGGVIICPGVTIGENSVIGAGSVVTKDIPANVVAVGNPCKVLKAIDND; from the coding sequence GTGAAAACAGAAAAACAAAAAATGCTAGCAGGCGAACCTTATCAGGCTTGGGATAAAGAGCTTTATTCAGCGCGAATTGAGTGTAAGAAAACACTTCAAAAACTCAATAACAGTATTCCAGACACACCCGAATGGGAAGCGGCCACGCAAGAGCTTATTCCGGGCTGTGAAAATGCGCACTTAGAACCGCCATTTCGTTGCGACTATGGCTCAAACATCAAGCTGGGTAAGAACTTCTACGCTAACTTTAACTGCGTGATTTTGGATGTAGCCGAAGTGACCATTGGTGACAATGTGCTGCTTGGGCCAAATGTACAGATTCTAACGGCAGGTCACCCACTTGATGTGAAAGGCCGAGTTGAAGAGGGCGTTGAGTTTGGCACACCGATCAACGTCGGCAACAATGTTTGGCTTGGCGGCGGTGTAATCATCTGCCCCGGTGTCACCATTGGCGAAAACAGCGTTATTGGCGCAGGCAGTGTGGTAACTAAAGACATCCCAGCCAATGTGGTTGCTGTGGGTAACCCATGTAAGGTTTTGAAAGCGATCGATAACGACTAG
- a CDS encoding dihydrofolate reductase family protein: MPSSCSISELKMSNIVFIGASLDGYIADKQGDLDWLQAIPNPEGDDMGYNAHTDRIDALVMGRNTMDMVLSFGIDWPYIKPVYVLSNTLTKVPKELESKVFLMKGELKQIVADLNKKGLKNLYIDGGVTIQNFLKEDLIDELIISTIPVVLGGGSPLFGDLVSPLDFTLKGVTTYLDEIVQTHYLRKR, from the coding sequence ATGCCAAGTTCCTGTTCAATTTCGGAGTTAAAAATGTCAAATATTGTCTTTATCGGTGCAAGTCTAGATGGTTACATTGCAGACAAACAAGGTGATCTAGACTGGCTACAAGCAATCCCAAACCCAGAAGGCGATGACATGGGTTACAACGCCCATACTGATCGTATTGATGCTTTGGTCATGGGCCGCAACACGATGGATATGGTGTTGAGCTTCGGCATTGATTGGCCTTACATCAAGCCTGTCTATGTATTGAGTAACACCTTGACGAAAGTACCTAAGGAACTGGAAAGTAAAGTATTCTTGATGAAGGGCGAGCTTAAACAAATTGTCGCGGATTTGAATAAAAAGGGCCTAAAGAACCTGTACATTGATGGCGGCGTCACCATTCAAAATTTCCTCAAAGAAGACCTGATTGATGAGCTGATCATCTCGACGATTCCTGTCGTTCTTGGTGGTGGTTCTCCGCTGTTTGGTGACTTAGTTTCTCCTCTCGACTTTACATTGAAAGGCGTCACGACATACCTTGATGAGATAGTGCAAACGCATTACTTACGTAAGCGTTAA
- the nfsA gene encoding oxygen-insensitive NADPH nitroreductase: MNSTIETILGHRSIRQYTNQPIEKAQLDVIIQAGLAASSSSLLQAVSIVRVTDTEKRKLLAEYAGNQAYVENAAEFLVFCIDYQRHAQINPEVKTDFTELTLIGAVDSGIMAQNCMLAAESLGLGGVYIGGLRNSAQQVDELLALPQHTAVLFGMCLGHPAQQPEVKPRLPAHVVMHENQYQPLSLDDIASYDDSMQSYYANRSSNQKQSSWSQQITQKLSGESRPHILPYLNSKQLTKR, from the coding sequence ATGAACAGCACGATTGAAACTATTCTGGGGCACCGCTCCATTCGTCAATATACAAATCAACCGATTGAAAAAGCACAACTTGATGTGATTATTCAGGCTGGTCTCGCGGCTTCATCATCGAGCTTACTGCAGGCTGTTTCTATTGTGAGAGTGACAGACACAGAGAAGCGCAAGTTGCTAGCTGAATACGCAGGCAACCAAGCTTACGTTGAGAACGCGGCTGAGTTTTTGGTGTTCTGTATCGACTATCAACGCCACGCTCAAATCAACCCTGAAGTGAAAACCGACTTTACTGAACTGACCCTGATTGGCGCAGTCGACTCTGGCATCATGGCGCAAAACTGCATGCTGGCTGCTGAGTCTCTAGGTCTGGGTGGCGTGTACATTGGCGGGCTGCGTAACAGCGCACAACAAGTCGATGAACTGTTAGCACTACCACAACACACCGCCGTGTTGTTTGGGATGTGTTTAGGTCACCCAGCACAGCAACCAGAGGTTAAGCCTCGCCTGCCTGCTCACGTGGTGATGCACGAAAACCAATACCAACCGCTGAGCTTAGATGACATTGCCAGCTACGATGATTCGATGCAAAGCTACTACGCAAACCGTTCAAGTAATCAAAAGCAGAGCAGTTGGTCACAGCAGATCACTCAAAAACTGTCTGGCGAATCTCGCCCACATATCCTGCCTTACTTGAACAGCAAGCAGCTGACCAAGCGTTAA
- a CDS encoding phospholipase D family protein: MPVLQRISLTLILVAILGGCSSLPEGIDHPTEPYTSYGPSTLSVLADEYQPEASEQATTAVRLQESGWDALAQRLALVESAEHSIDIQYYIWNSDESGRYLASRLLAAADRGVKVRVMLDDINLNEREGLLSALDAHPNVEIRIFNPTPTRRGFNKWLSFVGDFSRLNRRMHNKSFTVDGTLSVVGGRNIGDEYFDLSDEINFRDRDVLVMGTVVTTIQTSFIEYWDSRWSYPVDMLGDDEQQDLSKIDDITVPQYKNYPELPLNREASESLLKEALDEMTWVNASFAYDRPVPVDSDNTDQPKATAVLLGQLASESKQEILLESAYLVFDDGQLEAWQVLNNKGVEIKALTNSMASNDLVTNHSAYAGRRYDMLDHGIDLFELKPDSKLCEASTQDVSKCAPETAYGLHAKSVVFDRSIASIGSFNFNLRSTYLNTESVLIIESKEIAETLAETIEQAMSEDNSWRLELEDGDVYWYSGEQSWDSEPETGKWERMQSGFLQLLPIEKYL; this comes from the coding sequence ATGCCTGTGCTCCAACGCATCAGTTTAACCTTAATTTTAGTCGCCATTCTTGGCGGCTGTTCTTCATTACCAGAAGGCATCGACCACCCTACAGAACCGTACACCTCTTATGGACCAAGCACTTTGTCAGTTTTAGCGGATGAATATCAACCCGAAGCATCAGAGCAGGCAACTACAGCCGTTCGTCTGCAAGAATCCGGTTGGGATGCGTTAGCTCAGCGATTAGCGTTGGTTGAAAGTGCAGAGCACAGCATCGACATTCAATATTACATCTGGAACTCTGACGAATCGGGCAGGTATCTCGCCAGCCGTTTATTAGCGGCCGCTGATCGTGGTGTTAAGGTTCGAGTGATGTTGGATGACATCAACCTCAATGAGCGCGAAGGCCTGTTATCGGCACTTGATGCGCACCCGAATGTTGAGATTCGAATATTCAATCCAACACCAACACGCCGTGGTTTCAATAAATGGTTGAGCTTTGTTGGTGATTTTTCTCGTTTAAATCGCCGTATGCACAATAAGTCGTTTACCGTAGATGGCACTTTGTCAGTAGTGGGTGGACGTAATATTGGTGACGAATACTTCGATCTTTCTGACGAGATCAACTTTCGAGATCGTGATGTATTGGTGATGGGCACAGTGGTTACCACGATCCAAACTAGCTTTATTGAATATTGGGACAGCCGTTGGTCTTACCCTGTTGATATGTTGGGTGATGATGAACAACAGGATCTTTCAAAGATTGATGATATAACCGTTCCACAATACAAAAACTACCCAGAGTTACCACTAAATCGTGAAGCGTCAGAGAGCTTGTTGAAAGAGGCTCTTGACGAGATGACTTGGGTTAATGCCAGTTTCGCTTATGATCGCCCTGTGCCTGTTGACTCAGATAATACCGATCAACCGAAAGCAACGGCGGTTCTGTTAGGACAGCTAGCAAGTGAATCTAAACAAGAGATCTTGTTGGAATCGGCTTACCTTGTATTCGATGATGGTCAACTCGAAGCGTGGCAAGTATTGAACAATAAGGGCGTTGAGATAAAAGCGCTAACTAACTCTATGGCGTCTAATGACTTAGTGACTAATCACTCTGCCTATGCGGGTCGCCGCTACGACATGTTAGATCATGGCATCGACCTGTTTGAGCTAAAACCAGACTCCAAGTTGTGTGAAGCATCGACTCAAGATGTGTCTAAATGTGCGCCTGAGACGGCCTATGGCTTGCATGCAAAATCAGTGGTGTTTGACCGCAGTATCGCGAGTATTGGTTCATTTAACTTCAACTTACGCTCTACCTATCTCAATACGGAATCGGTTTTGATCATCGAGAGCAAAGAGATTGCAGAAACGTTAGCAGAAACCATTGAGCAAGCAATGAGTGAAGACAACAGCTGGCGCTTGGAACTGGAAGACGGCGATGTGTATTGGTATTCCGGCGAGCAAAGCTGGGACAGCGAACCAGAAACCGGCAAGTGGGAACGCATGCAATCAGGCTTCTTACAACTGCTACCAATTGAGAAATACTTGTAA
- a CDS encoding OmpP1/FadL family transporter: protein MKAPFITLSLLVTGIVSSLAHAGGLNLSQIATTKSVGTAGVGNVTANDASAVITNAAGLSVIEESAWILGVQYLDVETTFVRDDNSASTTGSSADVLPHLSYASRLNDQWVVGAALHAAGGTGVEYSHGVGAHPALLIKENSISALNLTSSLSYQVNEQLSLGGSLILQHAALETQALNGRELQGDSLDLGFGLSLNHHISDNTQLGVSYQSQFDHDLSLDTANAFGISSELTWVRSLNLGLKHSLNEDLNLLLSSNMETWQDYDDKYSTTYSLGVGVEYAYEDWLLYSGLSGDTSPVSSQNRDVLLPLDKQWRIGFGAEKKISNDLHLGLSYQYQDLGYGEIDADSGLFQPSGSYSTNRVHFITLSLRH, encoded by the coding sequence TTGAAAGCACCTTTCATCACACTGTCTCTGTTGGTAACAGGGATAGTCAGCTCTCTTGCTCACGCGGGAGGGTTAAACCTATCTCAGATTGCGACAACCAAAAGCGTTGGCACAGCAGGTGTTGGAAACGTAACCGCGAACGATGCATCTGCGGTGATCACCAATGCTGCAGGGTTATCGGTCATTGAAGAAAGCGCTTGGATTCTCGGTGTTCAATACCTCGATGTTGAAACCACTTTTGTTCGTGACGATAACTCGGCTTCGACCACGGGAAGCAGCGCGGATGTTCTCCCTCACTTGTCTTACGCATCAAGGCTCAATGATCAATGGGTCGTTGGCGCAGCATTGCACGCAGCTGGCGGCACTGGCGTTGAATACTCACACGGCGTTGGCGCACACCCTGCTTTATTGATCAAAGAAAATAGCATTTCCGCACTCAACTTAACGTCTTCATTGTCATATCAAGTAAATGAACAACTGTCTCTTGGTGGTTCTTTGATATTGCAGCACGCTGCGCTTGAAACTCAAGCTTTGAACGGTCGTGAACTCCAAGGGGATAGCCTTGATCTAGGGTTCGGCCTGAGTCTCAATCACCACATCAGTGACAACACACAATTGGGTGTCAGTTATCAGAGCCAATTTGATCACGACCTTTCCCTTGATACCGCCAACGCTTTTGGAATTAGCTCTGAATTGACGTGGGTTCGAAGCTTAAATTTAGGGTTGAAGCATTCATTAAATGAAGACTTAAACCTTCTGCTCAGCTCAAACATGGAGACATGGCAAGATTATGATGACAAATACTCAACCACCTATTCTCTTGGGGTTGGTGTGGAATACGCATATGAGGATTGGTTGCTATACAGCGGACTGAGCGGTGACACAAGCCCTGTAAGCAGTCAAAACAGGGATGTGTTACTCCCGCTCGATAAACAGTGGCGTATCGGATTCGGTGCTGAGAAGAAGATATCCAATGACTTACATCTAGGGTTGAGCTACCAATACCAAGATTTAGGCTATGGTGAAATTGATGCTGACTCAGGACTATTTCAGCCCTCGGGCAGCTATTCGACCAACAGAGTTCACTTCATCACTTTATCTCTTCGCCATTAA
- a CDS encoding LysR family transcriptional regulator → MTKDLNLLRLILVLNETRQTVTAAKALNVSQPTISVMLRKLREQFDDELFVRDKAKLEPTPKCLELIETLPLLLEQLDNLYIPSEEWGLEDLRGEVQIMLPSPLLVPVGVPLIKKLTKEAPQVTFQCSPWLDNGVQSLETNRTCWGVSYLPMDVNKTLTERPVGFDKFMLVLRADHPIQGNSLEDILKYPLCINMIPGYIQPSKTEMLIKKYDLDKHIGLRSNNMNLMLEIVKDSDFIYVTSSKCRYLLDHSYRCIELPPELLKDTYRRELALFTHQANRNNPFTDWLQKEITSIIQS, encoded by the coding sequence ATGACCAAAGATCTAAATTTACTGCGGCTTATTTTGGTGCTCAATGAAACTCGCCAAACGGTCACTGCTGCAAAAGCGCTGAACGTGAGTCAACCGACGATCAGTGTCATGCTTCGTAAACTAAGAGAGCAATTTGATGATGAATTGTTTGTTAGAGATAAAGCAAAGCTTGAACCAACCCCAAAATGTTTAGAGCTCATCGAAACCTTGCCTCTGTTACTAGAGCAACTCGACAATCTTTATATACCTAGTGAAGAGTGGGGATTGGAAGATTTAAGAGGAGAGGTTCAAATCATGCTGCCTTCTCCTTTGCTGGTTCCAGTGGGTGTGCCATTAATTAAAAAACTGACCAAAGAAGCCCCGCAAGTCACGTTTCAATGTTCACCTTGGTTAGACAATGGCGTGCAGTCTCTAGAAACCAATCGAACGTGTTGGGGAGTGAGCTATCTTCCTATGGATGTGAATAAAACGCTGACTGAGCGGCCAGTTGGTTTTGATAAGTTCATGTTGGTGCTAAGAGCTGATCACCCAATTCAAGGTAATTCCCTTGAGGACATTCTGAAATACCCACTCTGTATCAATATGATCCCTGGTTACATTCAGCCATCCAAGACTGAAATGTTGATTAAAAAATACGACTTAGATAAACATATCGGGCTCAGAAGCAACAATATGAATTTGATGCTGGAGATCGTTAAGGACAGCGACTTCATCTATGTGACATCGTCGAAATGCCGCTATTTGCTTGATCACTCTTATCGCTGTATTGAGCTACCGCCGGAACTGTTGAAAGACACCTATCGTCGAGAGTTGGCCCTATTTACTCACCAAGCAAACCGCAATAACCCGTTCACGGATTGGCTTCAAAAAGAAATTACGTCGATCATTCAATCCTAA